The Alphaproteobacteria bacterium DNA segment TGCGGCCGCGCGCCCCGCTGTGCCCAGACCTATCAAGCGCGCCTATCGGGTCCGTTGTTGGATCGCATCGATTGCCATATCGAAGTTCCCGCCGTCAGTGCCACCGATCTGACGGTGATCCCGTCTGGCGAAGACAGCGCCACGGTCGCCAAGCGCGTGGCGGCGGCGCGCGCGTTGCAAACGGAACGCTATGCCGCTTTCCGTCGTGACAATGGTCATGTCATGCGCACCAATGCGGATTTGGAAGGCGAGGCGCTTCAACAAGTGGCGGCACCTGATGGTTCTGGATCGGAATTATTGACGCGAGCCAGCGAAAGCCTTAGGTTGTCGGCGCGCAGTTACTATCGTGTTCTGCGGGTAGCACGCACACTGGCCGATCTTGAAGGCGGCGGCGGTGTGCGCCGAGTTCATGTGGCTGAGGCGCTGAGCTACCGGCGACCGGTCTGGGGGAAGAATGAATCGTCTCACACCCAGCATGCGTCCGCCCGACCTGCGGCTTGAAGAAGCGGCAGGTCGCTTACAAGGCCGTAAGATCGCCGGGGTGGACGAGGCGGGTCGCGGTCCCTTGGCGGGGCCGGTGGTCGCGGCGGCGGTTATCCTGCCTTTGCACGGCATTCCCGATGAGACGATGGGCCGCTTGCGTGATAGCAAGATGCTGACACCCCGGCAAAGGCGCATTCTGGCCGATGTCCTGCGCATGCATAGCGATTACGGTCTGGGCGCGGCCAGCGTGGCGGAAATCGACGATCTCAACATTCTGCAGGCCAGCTTGCTGGCCATGCGACGCGCGGTGGCGCAATTGGCGGACAAGCTCGGCGCGTGGCCCGATCATGTGCTGATCGACGGCAATCAACTGCCCCAGGCTCTGCCATGTCCCGCGCGTGTCGTGGTCGATGGGGACATAAAGGTGATGTCCATCGCCGCCGCTTCAATCCTGGCCAAAGTGGCGCATGACCGGATTTTTCATGGCCTGTCGGCGCGTTATCCCGGCTATGGCTGGGAGACGAATATGGGCTACGGCACCCAGGCGCATCGTCAGGCCTTGGGCGCATTGGGGCCCACCCCGCATCACCGCCTCAGCTTTGAACCCCTCGCCACGGCACTACGCGCGGCGTGATTTTCTGTGCGCCTTCCTTCCTTTTTTACCGGAGCTACCCTCACGAAAACGAGGGTCCATCACCTGCCCTGGCCGATGGCGCTGGGGGTTGGAATGCTCCAACCCCTTATAAGCATTATCGAACTAGGCCGAGGCGGTGACGGTGATTTCCGGGCTCTGTGCCGGTTGTCCCAGGGCCAGGCGGCGCATTTGGTCGCGGGCTTGGAGGCATAGGGGGATCAGGTCTTGCTCGGGCGTGGCCATCAGGGCCTCGGCTCCGCCGAAGCCGTCCAGCAATTCTTGCACGGCCTTGCCCAAGCGGCCTGTCGGCGTGATGGAGCAGGATGGGGAATCGGGCGTCTCGTCCTCGGGCGCGGCGTATAGGGCCAGCAGATAGAGGGCGCGGCTTTCCAGATAATGCATGCGCCGCGCCTCTAAAGAGGGGCTGGCATCGGGACCTTCGCGCAGCTCTTCCAGAATCTGAGCCATCACGGCGGCGCTGCTTTCGATTCGCGTGGTCATGTCCAATTTCATGCTGGACGGTAGTCCCAGTACGCCCAGCACGGAATCTAGTTCGGCGTCATCGTCATCGCGGGCCGCATCGTCAAAAGCTGCGGGAACTTCCCGCGCCCGATCGCGCAAGATGCGCCCTCGGGTCGCCATCACCTCGGTCATCATGCCGTGCATATGGGCCAGCGCCGCGCGTCTCCAGGATTGCTCGGCGGCGTCCATGCGGGATTTCAAATAGCTCAATATCTCCCCCTGACGCATCGCCGCGATCTCGTCCGGGGAAAGCCGCATCGCGCATAGTTGCGCCACATCCTCGCCATAGCGTTCTTCAAGCGTCGTCATGTCCATGATCGGGGATCCTTTCACGCCGATAAAGAGGAGAAGAATCTGTCGAACTGCGCCGCCTGGGTCAGGCCTACCTTCATCAAATCATTGACGGCGGCCAGCGCGTCATGCGCCTTGCGGTGGCGATTTTGCAAAATATCCACGTAATCCTGCCGTGCCTCGCCCAATTCACGGTTCACATAGGAATTCTCCAAACGCAAACGCAGATCTTCCCATGCCTGAGCGCGTTGGTTTTCGAGCAATGCGACCAAATCGCGCGCATCGCGGGGATGCTGATCGTAAGCCTGCATCGCTTGGCGCACCGATCGCGCCATATCCGCCGTCAACAGAGACAAAATAGTCTCGACATCCTGCTGCCCCTTTTCCTGCGTGTCTTCCTGGGGAAGGTCTCTCGCGCTAAGGGGCTGCGTGTTCTGGTCGTTCATCGCAAATGCTCCTGGTGCCACGGGTGTTGAATGGGTGGTTGCTCAACTCGTAGGACCATTTATACGGGGAAAAAGTTAATAAATGGTTAAGATTTGTTTGAATATACTTTTTTTAGGCATATTTCATATTAGAGAAATAAACGCGGAAAAGAGATAGGCTACGGACGTTATGATTGATGCAATCCAAACTCGTGCCGCCCGAGCCATGCTCGATTGGAGCCGTGCCGATCTCTCATCTGCTTCCGGGGTCTCAGAGGAGGCTATCCGGAATTTTGAGCGCGGCTTCGTTAATCGTCCTCATACAGAAACGTTAGAGGCCCTGCGTCAAGCATTTGAAAAAAGAGGGATTGAATTTACAGCCAATTCGGGCGTTCGACTGAGGCCGGAGGGAGTAGAGGTGCTTAGTGGCCGCATGGGTCTTATCAGTCTATTAGATCGCGTTTATGCCGAGCTTGTTAAGAACGGTGGCTCAATCATGGCCACAGGAATCGAAGAAGAGGTATGGGTTAACTGCCTGGGTGATTATGCAGAAATTCACGAAAACCGGATGAAAGCATTGCTTATTAGTCGCAATGATATCATGATCTATTCGTTGACAAAACAGGGTAATCTCAACCCAAGAAGCGACAAATACACAGAGTATAGATGGCTATCCAAAGACTCCTTCAGCCCCGTTCCGTTTTATATATGTGGCGATATGCTCGCCGTCGTTTCATTTCAAATTCGATCAGAAATAAATCCAAAAATCGTATTAATAGATTCTGCTTCGATAGCCAGTGCTTACAGAATTCAGTTTGAAGAAATGTGGGAGAAATCGAATCCTGTGCCTGAAACAAGATGCCAAATATGAGAACGAAACAAAAAATGCTCTGCGCCGCAAACGAAGCAACTAAGCCCCTTCCTGGAAATGAGAATTTCTTGTCTGACACCGCTGATCTGTTCTTAGGGCAGAACAGAGGCCATATGGGCAAGCATATGTATGCGGATCACGATGGAAAAATGGGCGATCAGCGTATGTCGGGATCATTTTTATGGGAGATTATATCTAATGACTTTCCACGTTATTATGTATCTCATTCTGATACTGTTCTTATAAAGAATATCTCAGGGAAAATTAAAGAATTCATCCCATGTGGTTTGCCTTTCATTGATCTTGGTCCTGGATCATATGATTCTGTTGCGAATAAAAGTCTCGCATTGGTCCGTGATCTGAAGTCAAATATTTACATGCCCGTGGATATTAGCCAGCATTTCTTGGATGAAGCGATTGTTTCAGCAGGAAAATCCATGCCACTTCTTCCGACATTGATTCAGCAAGCCGACTTCTTTTCTCCGCAATGGCGACATGGGCTTGAAGGAGAGGTCTGTGCATTTTTGGGCGGCTCCACTATTAGCAACTTGGAAGGAACTACGGCTCCAGGCACCATTGATCGAAATTTGCCTGGAGTGATGTCCAGTCTGGCACGTTCCCTTCGCGGCGGCTGGCTGCTTGTGACATATGATGGCAATGAGTCGGAAAGTCATTTGCGGCAGATGTATGAATATCCTACGAACCGCTTATTCATCCTGAATGTCTTTTTCCGCATGCTGGAAGAATTGCCGATATGCCACTTTAACCCGACGGCTTTTGAGTATGAAATGTGTTGGATCCCTCATGAACATCAAGTGGCACATTTGGCTGTTTGTATGGAGGACATGAATTTCCTATTGGACGGCCGTTGGTTTCACCTGAGACGAGGGCAAAAACTCCATCTTCTAAATTCTTATAAATTCCCTAGCGGAAAGCTGGAATCTATGGCGCAGACCTGCGGATGGTCTGTAGTAAAAACATTTACCGATGATGAAAGCCCACTGTGCCTGGCACTGCTGCGCAGTCATATGGCCTAAGTGCAGCCGGATTCACCATGCTCTGCCGCTATAATCTGCCCCATTCCCCCATGCGGCTTGTGGTGCTGAAAGCCTAAGCCAGGGCCACTGCTTAACCGCGTACATATCGGCGCGCGGGCATGTGGTCATAATGTCTTTCTGTGTTGCTCCATCCATCGCGCCCACGAGATTCGACTGCTTTTAGACTTGCTGGATATCCTTTTCCTTGTGGGCCAGGGCGTCGTCGATCTGTTTGACATGCTGATCGGTCGTTTGTTGCAGCTTTTCGGATAGCTTCTTGTGCTCATCCTCGCTGATTTCGCTGTCTTTTTCCTGTTTTTTCAACTGATCCATGCCGTCGCGGCGGACATTGCGCACGGCCACGCGGGCGGTCTCGGCGTAGCGACCGGCCGCTTTGGCCAGGTCCAGGCGGCGTTCGGCGGTCAGCTCGGGCACGGGAACGCGGATCAAATTGCCTTCGGTTTGTGGGTTCAAGCCCAGACCCGACTCGCGAATGGCCTTTTCCACGGATTTGATCAAGCCGTTATCCCAAACCTGGACGGTCAGCAGCCTTGATTCGGGCACGCTGACGCTGGCGACCTGATTAAGGGCCATCTCGCCTCCATAGGCGTCCACCCGCACCGGCTCGAGCAGACTAACCGAGGCGCGCCCCGTGCGCAGGCCCGAAAACTCTTTGTGCAGACTTTCCACCGCCCCAGCCATACGGCGACGCAGATCATCCAGGTCAAACGCTTCGCTCATTTCCACTCTCCCATGCGTCTTAAAAGGTTCCCTTTCGACACCATGCCACAGCTTTATTCCCTTCGCCATGCCATCGTCAGGGATGGCTTCTTATGGTTACGGGCGATTTTCCGAATAATCCGAATAACAAGCGCGTTTCCAGCATGTGGCGCCGCTTTGGTGTGCCCGGCGGGATTCGAACCCACGGCCCCAAGTTTAGGAAACTTGTGCTCTATCCGACTGAGCTACGGGCACGGATGGCGGTTGTCTGGGCAGCGGTTATTTTTCGCCCGTCGCCAGATCGTCCAGCAGCCAACCTTGGAAGATTTTCACGTCCCAATCAAGGCCCAGTTCCAAGGCTTCCTTGCTATCGACGCGGCCAAAGACGCGGCGCATCGTGGGCGGCAGACGGTCCATGGCTTGGCGAATGGCGGGCTGGCGCAAGGTTTCCATCCATTCCGAGCTGGCGGTGATCTTGCAGCCGTCCAGTCCCAAAGCGGCGAAATCCACCACCGGCAATAGATCGGGCGAGACGCCATCGGCCAGGACATGAAAGCCTTCGCGGTGCA contains these protein-coding regions:
- a CDS encoding ribonuclease HII, with the protein product MRPPDLRLEEAAGRLQGRKIAGVDEAGRGPLAGPVVAAAVILPLHGIPDETMGRLRDSKMLTPRQRRILADVLRMHSDYGLGAASVAEIDDLNILQASLLAMRRAVAQLADKLGAWPDHVLIDGNQLPQALPCPARVVVDGDIKVMSIAAASILAKVAHDRIFHGLSARYPGYGWETNMGYGTQAHRQALGALGPTPHHRLSFEPLATALRAA
- a CDS encoding helix-turn-helix transcriptional regulator; translation: MIDAIQTRAARAMLDWSRADLSSASGVSEEAIRNFERGFVNRPHTETLEALRQAFEKRGIEFTANSGVRLRPEGVEVLSGRMGLISLLDRVYAELVKNGGSIMATGIEEEVWVNCLGDYAEIHENRMKALLISRNDIMIYSLTKQGNLNPRSDKYTEYRWLSKDSFSPVPFYICGDMLAVVSFQIRSEINPKIVLIDSASIASAYRIQFEEMWEKSNPVPETRCQI
- a CDS encoding L-histidine N(alpha)-methyltransferase, whose product is MRTKQKMLCAANEATKPLPGNENFLSDTADLFLGQNRGHMGKHMYADHDGKMGDQRMSGSFLWEIISNDFPRYYVSHSDTVLIKNISGKIKEFIPCGLPFIDLGPGSYDSVANKSLALVRDLKSNIYMPVDISQHFLDEAIVSAGKSMPLLPTLIQQADFFSPQWRHGLEGEVCAFLGGSTISNLEGTTAPGTIDRNLPGVMSSLARSLRGGWLLVTYDGNESESHLRQMYEYPTNRLFILNVFFRMLEELPICHFNPTAFEYEMCWIPHEHQVAHLAVCMEDMNFLLDGRWFHLRRGQKLHLLNSYKFPSGKLESMAQTCGWSVVKTFTDDESPLCLALLRSHMA
- the frr gene encoding ribosome recycling factor; translation: MSEAFDLDDLRRRMAGAVESLHKEFSGLRTGRASVSLLEPVRVDAYGGEMALNQVASVSVPESRLLTVQVWDNGLIKSVEKAIRESGLGLNPQTEGNLIRVPVPELTAERRLDLAKAAGRYAETARVAVRNVRRDGMDQLKKQEKDSEISEDEHKKLSEKLQQTTDQHVKQIDDALAHKEKDIQQV